The Mangrovimonas cancribranchiae nucleotide sequence ACTAAACAAAATGAAAATTATTGAGGGCTACCGAATACAAATGACAAACGGAGAATATTTACCAATCGGAGAAACTTACCGAAATCTGATTAATGAATGGACGAATAAGAAATAACGCCATCACACAACAACGTGTATAACTCATTGCTAGTGAGAGCCTACTTACGAAAATCCTCGCGGATTTTCTATTCGTGATTTATTTGCTAACTTTAGTGCTTAAACACGCAACGAAATCATACACTAGACCGTTGCCAGTAATTTAAAAACCAATTATGATAAAAAAGATTTCGAGAATTTTTCAATCAATTCTGATTTTAATTGGACTTCAATCTTGCGGAGATATAAACACAACAAAGAACTTTGAAAACGGACAAAAAAACTTGGTTGTTTTCTCTGATTATGGGAGTAAAACAGATACAATAATTGAAAACGTGAATGAAGAACAGATAAAAACTATTATGAACAAAATCAATTGGAACAATTATCATATGGTTTATATTGAGAGAAATATTGGCGAAATGATTGGTGTTTTGGGCTTACTCAAAGATGACGGAATTACACCACCAGGACTAACTTCGACTTGGGATGAAAACGGAAAAATGTTAGTTATGAAGAATGACCCAAAAACTGCCGAAGAATTAACTAATATCCTCATTGCATATCTGAATGACGACAAGAATTTGAAAAATAAATATGAATAAAAACTACTGGCAACAATGGCTATAAACAATTGCTATTACAGGCTTATCTTGAAAATTCCTGCGGAATTTTCAGCTTATCGTGTACTTGCAAAAGTCCATGCTAACCCACGCAACTGTTCATAGCCGAGACCGTTAGGTATAATTGATATGAAACACACATTAATATTTTTTCTTTTGATAACAAGCTTGAGTTGTGCTCAACAAAAAGACACAAAAACTGACAAGGAAATAGCTTTAGAATTATGCGATGAATTCTCAAAACAATATTCTAAAAACAACAGTTATCAAAGTAACCGAATGATTTACATAAAAACCGTTCAAATTAAACTTGTGAATTACGATTCTGAAAAAGAAGAAAATATTTCAAGAAAACTTCACGAACTATGTCCATCATTTTTGGAATACTCAACTGTTGCGAGTAAATTGAAAGCTGAAAGCAAAGGACGACCAGATGCTTTTAAATTATGGGATATTTATATAAAAAGTCAAAATGATATTCCTTGGACTGAAAGTGAAAAAAAGCAATTTTTAGACATTTGTAATTATGCTCTCTCAAAAAGACCAAATAGCGAAAAATTGTGCGAATGTACAATTGACAAAATTTCTGAAAGATTAAGTGCTGAATATTTTCTTGGACTATCAACAAACGAACAAGGATATTTAGGAGGACAAGTTGGATATGTATATTGTTCTGAATAAAAAACAACTATACCTAACATTGGCTATAATTCATTGCGGTTGAATTCCTAATCGGAATTCAACGCAATTTTGCTATCTTTCGGCTACGGCGGAAAGAATCCTGCGGATTTTTCCGCAACGAAATCATAGCCGATACCGTTGGCAACAAGTTGAAAAAGACAATGAAAAACCTACTTACATTCATAATTCTGACATTTAGTTTTAGTTGTTTCTCGCAAACTCAAGCGGAAATGAATAAAGAAGCATATGCAGAATTTAACAAGTCCGACAAAACATTGAATGAAATATATAAAACCATATTATCTGAATATAAATCGGACACAATCTTTGTGCAAAGCCTTAAAAAATCACAAAGGCTCTGGATTCAATTTCGAGACGCAGAAATGGAAATGAAATTCCCAAATTACGCAGATAAAACATATGGTTCAATTCATCCAACTTGTAGAGCAGTTTACTTAAAAGAATTAACCGATAAAAGAATTGAGACTTTAAAAGAATGGGTTAGTGGAACTGAAGAAGGAGATGTTTGCAATGGTTCGGTAAAAATTATTGAGGAAATTGACTCTCAATATATGGGAAAAGCTTTTATCGAAAAGGACGGAACTATTTGGATGTCAGCAAATATGAAAAAAGACCATCGAATTTTCGGATATCAAGACAAAGACATTTATTCAGAAAAGATGATTTTATTATCAATATTCACAAATGAAGTCGAGAATAATCCTTTTGATTGCGAATATGGAGCCTTCTATGATACAAATGGAATGAAAGATATGGAGTTAAAGTATATCGCAACCGAAAATGAATTTTTGAAAATAGAAATAATAAAAAACGGAAAAACCATTG carries:
- a CDS encoding lysozyme inhibitor LprI family protein — translated: MKNLLTFIILTFSFSCFSQTQAEMNKEAYAEFNKSDKTLNEIYKTILSEYKSDTIFVQSLKKSQRLWIQFRDAEMEMKFPNYADKTYGSIHPTCRAVYLKELTDKRIETLKEWVSGTEEGDVCNGSVKIIEEIDSQYMGKAFIEKDGTIWMSANMKKDHRIFGYQDKDIYSEKMILLSIFTNEVENNPFDCEYGAFYDTNGMKDMELKYIATENEFLKIEIIKNGKTIDQVYMLKKWFEFE